In one Lycium barbarum isolate Lr01 chromosome 7, ASM1917538v2, whole genome shotgun sequence genomic region, the following are encoded:
- the LOC132601766 gene encoding pathogenesis-related protein R major form-like has translation MDNKIINYFFIFFIKMNFLKFFPLFVFHYFSQYFQSFTQAATFNIINRCTYTIWATASPGGGRRLNSGQSWTLNVNPGTVQVRIWGRIKCNFEGNGRGKCETGDCNGLLQCQGYGSPPKNLAEFALNQPNNLDYVDISLVNGFNIPMEFSPTNGACRNLRCTAPINEQCPSQLRTQGGCNNLCTVFKTNQYCCTNGPGSYGPTDFSRFFKTRCPNAYSYPQEDPTILFTCPAGTNYRVVFCP, from the exons ATGGACAATAAGATAATTA attactttttcattttttttat aaaaatgaacttCCTCaaattcttccccctttttgtcTTCCATTACTTTAGCCAATATTTTCAATCTTTTACTCAAGCTGCCACTTTTAACATTATCAATCGGTGCACCTACACGATTTGGGCCACTGCCTCCCCTGGTGGAGGCAGGCGGCTCAACTCGGGCCAATCTTGGACCCTAAATGTGAATCCGGGAACAGTCCAGGTTCGCATTTGGGGCCGAATCAAATGTAACTTTGAAGGCAATGGCCGAGGCAAATGCGAGACTGGAGACTGTAACGGGCTGCTGCAATGCCAAGGCTATGGTAGTCCACCAAAAAATTTAGCTGAATTCGCGCTTAATCAGCCCAATAACTTGGACTATGTCGATATTTCTCTTGTCAATGGATTCAACATTCCTATGGAATTTAGCCCAACTAATGGTGCGTGTCGTAATCTTAGATGCACTGCACCTATTAACGAGCAATGCCCAAGCCAATTACGAACACAAGGTGGATGTAACAATCTGTGTACTGTTTTCAAGACTAATCAATATTGTTGTACAAATGGACCTGGATCATATGGTCCTACTGATTTCTCGAGATTTTTTAAGACAAGGTGCCCAAATGCTTATAGCTATCCACAGGAAGATCCAACTATTTTGTTTACATGTCCTGCTGGTACAAATTACAGGGTTGTCTTCTGCCCTTGA
- the LOC132602451 gene encoding thaumatin-like protein 1 produces the protein MSFIKSFFISLSVITCQLISTQADTIINIRNNCPFTVWAAAVPGGGRRLAYGAAWRIPQTNLSSISSRRIWGRTNCNFDTSGRGQCQIGDCKGLLECQDYGTPPVTLAEYTLNLSNNKDYFDISLVDGFNLPMEFSPASTDKCSARISCTADIIGQCPNELRTPGGCNSPCTVFKTDLYCCRNKSNNCGPTNLSKFFKDRCSTSYSYPKDDTTSLFNCPSGINYRVVFCP, from the exons ATGAGCTTCATCAAATCCTTCTTCATATCCCTCTCTGTAATAACTTGTCAGCTTATCTCAACACAAGCAGATACAATAATTAACATACGAAACAATTGTCCTTTCACGGTATGGGCAGCTGCCGTCCCCGGTGGAGGCCGACGACTCGCCTATGGCGCAGCATGGAGGATCCCACAAACAAACTTGAGCTCAATTAGCAGCCGGCGTATTTGGGGCCGAACCAATTGCAATTTTGACACATCTGGCCG aggTCAATGTCAAATAGGGGATTGCAAGGGACTCCTCGAATGTCAAGATTATGGTACACCCCCAGTCACTTTAGCCGAATACACCTTAAACCTATCCAACAATAAGGATTACTTCGACATATCTCTTGTTGATGGTTTCAATTTGCCAATGGAATTTAGCCCTGCATCGACTGATAAATGCTCTGCTAGGATTAGTTGTACTGCGGACATCATAGGACAGTGTCCTAATGAATTAAGGACACCCGGAGGATGTAACAGTCCTTGCACTGTTTTTAAAACTGACCTATATTGTTGCAGAAATAAATCTAATAATTGTGGTCCGACTAACTTGTCGAAGTTCTTTAAAGATAGATGTTCAACTTCTTACAGTTATCCTAAAGATGATACAACTAGTCTCTTTAATTGTCCTAGTGGAATCAACTATAGAGTGGTCTTTTGTCCATAA
- the LOC132603849 gene encoding thaumatin-like protein: MKSFFIFLCVMICQFISTQAVTAIDIRNNCPFTVWAAAVPWGGRRLDYGGIWRVQTNSTTHGRIWGRTNCNFDASGRGRCQTGDCKGLLECQDNGKPPSTLAEYAFNQFGNKDFFDISLVDGFNLPMEFSPASTDKCSSRISCTADIIGQCPNELRTPGGCNNPCTVFGIGIYCCTSGRCDPTYISKFFKDRCPDSYTYPQDDSTSTFTCPSGINYRVVFCP, from the exons ATGAAATCCTTCTTCATATTCCTCTGTGTTATGATTTGTCAGTTTATCTCAACACAAGCAGTCACAGCAATTGACATACGAAACAATTGTCCTTTCACGGTATGGGCAGCAGCCGTGCCATGGGGCGGCCGACGACTCGACTACGGCGGAATATGGAGGGTCCAAACAAACTCAACTACACACGGGCGTATTTGGGGCCGAACCAATTGCAATTTTGACGCATCTGGTCGAG GTCGATGTCAAACAGGGGATTGCAAGGGACTCCTCGAGTGTCAAGATAATGGTAAACCCCCAAGCACTTTAGCCGAATACGCCTTTAACCAATTCGGCAATAAGGATTTCTTCGACATATCTCTTGTTGATGGTTTCAATTTGCCAATGGAATTTAGCCCTGCATCAACTGATAAATGCTCTAGTAGGATTAGTTGTACTGCCGACATCATAGGACAGTGTCCTAATGAATTAAGGACACCAGGAGGATGTAACAATCCCTGTACCGTTTTCGGGATTGGCATATATTGCTGCACATCTGGTCGTTGTGATCCGACTTACATTTCAAAGTTCTTTAAGGATAGATGTCCAGATTCTTACACTTATCCTCAAGATGATTCAACTAGTACCTTTACTTGTCCTAGTGGAATCAACTATAGAGTGGTCTTTTGTCCATAA